One Tursiops truncatus isolate mTurTru1 chromosome 3, mTurTru1.mat.Y, whole genome shotgun sequence DNA segment encodes these proteins:
- the SPC24 gene encoding kinetochore protein Spc24 isoform X3 codes for MAAFRDMEEVSQGLLSLLGANRAEAQQRRLLRRHEQVVERLLETQDGAEQRLREVLTAEKEVAQSLLNAKEQAHQGGAELQQLEAELQRASEEDARLKASLLQLSRELEELKEIETDLERQEREVDEDTTVTIPSAV; via the exons ATGGCGGCCTTCCGCGACATGGAGGAGGTGAGCCAGGGGCTGCTGAGCCTACTGGGTGCCAACCGCGCCGAGGCGCAGCAACGGCGGCTGCTGAGGCGCCACGAGCAGGTGGTGGAGCGGCTGCTGGAGACGCAAGACGGTGCCGAACAGCGGCTGCGAG AGGTCCTCACTGCGGAGAAGGAGGTGGCCCAGAGCCTCCTCAACGCGAAGGAGCAGGCACACCAGGGCGGCGCCGAGTTGCAGCAGCTTGAAGCCGAGCTTCAGAGGGCCAGCGAGGAGGACGCCCGTCTGAAGGCCAGCCTCCT TCAGCTCAGCAGAGAGCTGGAGGAGCTCAAGGAGATCGAGACTGATCTTGAAAGACAAGAGAGGGAGGTTGACGAAGACACGACAGTCACCATCCCTTCAGCCGTGTAG
- the SPC24 gene encoding kinetochore protein Spc24 isoform X1: MAAFRDMEEVSQGLLSLLGANRAEAQQRRLLRRHEQVVERLLETQDGAEQRLRESTPGASSPGPDGVGVSTWAALPPKPGVLNCLCTQLSRELEELKEIETDLERQEREVDEDTTVTIPSAVYVAQLYRRISKIEWDYECEPGMIKGIHHGPSVAQPIHLDSTQLSKKFISDYLWSLVDTEW; the protein is encoded by the exons ATGGCGGCCTTCCGCGACATGGAGGAGGTGAGCCAGGGGCTGCTGAGCCTACTGGGTGCCAACCGCGCCGAGGCGCAGCAACGGCGGCTGCTGAGGCGCCACGAGCAGGTGGTGGAGCGGCTGCTGGAGACGCAAGACGGTGCCGAACAGCGGCTGCGAG AGAGCACACCTGGAGCCAGCAGCCCCGGGCCCGACGGGGTTGGTGTGAGCACGTGGGCAGCCCTCCCTCCAAAGCCAGGAGTCCTTAACTGCCTGTGTACTCAGCTCAGCAGAGAGCTGGAGGAGCTCAAGGAGATCGAGACTGATCTTGAAAGACAAGAGAGGGAGGTTGACGAAGACACGACAGTCACCATCCCTTCAGCCGT GTATGTGGCTCAACTTTATCGCCGAATTAGTAAAATTGAGTGGGATTATGAATGTGAGCCGGGGATGATCAAAGGCA TCCATCATGGCCCCAGCGTTGCTCAGCCCATCCACCTGGACAGCACCCAGCTCTCCAAGAAATTCATCAGCGACTATCTCTGGAGCTTGGTGGACACAGAGTGGTAG
- the SPC24 gene encoding kinetochore protein Spc24 isoform X2, with protein sequence MAAFRDMEEVSQGLLSLLGANRAEAQQRRLLRRHEQVVERLLETQDGAEQRLREVLTAEKEVAQSLLNAKEQAHQGGAELQQLEAELQRASEEDARLKASLLYPFLCLSRELEELKEIETDLERQEREVDEDTTVTIPSAVYVAQLYRRISKIEWDYECEPGMIKGIHHGPSVAQPIHLDSTQLSKKFISDYLWSLVDTEW encoded by the exons ATGGCGGCCTTCCGCGACATGGAGGAGGTGAGCCAGGGGCTGCTGAGCCTACTGGGTGCCAACCGCGCCGAGGCGCAGCAACGGCGGCTGCTGAGGCGCCACGAGCAGGTGGTGGAGCGGCTGCTGGAGACGCAAGACGGTGCCGAACAGCGGCTGCGAG AGGTCCTCACTGCGGAGAAGGAGGTGGCCCAGAGCCTCCTCAACGCGAAGGAGCAGGCACACCAGGGCGGCGCCGAGTTGCAGCAGCTTGAAGCCGAGCTTCAGAGGGCCAGCGAGGAGGACGCCCGTCTGAAGGCCAGCCTCCTATATCCTTTCCTGTGT CTCAGCAGAGAGCTGGAGGAGCTCAAGGAGATCGAGACTGATCTTGAAAGACAAGAGAGGGAGGTTGACGAAGACACGACAGTCACCATCCCTTCAGCCGT GTATGTGGCTCAACTTTATCGCCGAATTAGTAAAATTGAGTGGGATTATGAATGTGAGCCGGGGATGATCAAAGGCA TCCATCATGGCCCCAGCGTTGCTCAGCCCATCCACCTGGACAGCACCCAGCTCTCCAAGAAATTCATCAGCGACTATCTCTGGAGCTTGGTGGACACAGAGTGGTAG